One window of the Solanum stenotomum isolate F172 chromosome 11, ASM1918654v1, whole genome shotgun sequence genome contains the following:
- the LOC125844095 gene encoding alcohol-forming fatty acyl-CoA reductase-like, whose translation MELTSVLNFLENRTILVTGATGFLAKIFVEKILRVQPNVKKLYLLLRAADDKSAMQRFNNEVVGKDLFKVLREKCGPNFTTFVSQRTTIVPGDITCENLGVNDTNLLEQMWKEVDIVVNLAATTNFDERYDVALGLNTFGARHVLNFAKKCNKLKVLLHVSTAYVCGEKEGLMLEKPYYMGEALNGTLGLDIEVEKKVMDEKLKQLNAENASEKSITTAMKELGLERARKYGWPNTYVFTKAMGEMLLGKLKEEVPLVINRPTIITSTFKEPFPGWVEGIRTIDSLAVGYGKGRITCFLGNPKTILDVIPADMVVNSMIVAMMAHADQKGSETIYQIGSSVSNPLNITNLRDYGFNYFRKNPWINKVDGKPIIVGKVNVLSSMDSFQRYMALHYMLPLKGLEIVNAAFCQYFQGKYLELYRKIKFVMRLIDLYGPYLFLKAAFDDLNTEKLRMAAKESGIEPEIFYFDPKIINWEDYFMKIHLPGVVRYVFK comes from the exons atggAGTTGACAAGTGTTCTCAACTTTCTTGAAAATAGAACCATTCTTGTTACTGGTGCTACTGGCTTCTTGGCAAAGA TTTTTGTGGAGAAGATTTTAAGGGTTCAACCAAATGTGAAGAAGCTTTATCTTCTTTTAAGAGCTGCAGATGACAAGTCAGCCATGCAACGTTTCAATAATGAG GTTGTGGGAAAGGACTTATTCAAAGTTTTAAGAGAAAAATGTGGACCAAATTTTACTACATTTGTGTCACAAAGGACCACAATTGTACCAGGTGACATAACCTGTGAGAATTTAGGTGTGAATGACACAAATTTGTTGGAACAAATGTGGAAGGAAGTGGATATTGTTGTTAATCTAGCTGCAACTACCAATTTTGAtgaaag ATATGATGTGGCATTGGGACTTAATACATTTGGAGCTAGACATGTCTTAAACTTTGCCAAGAAGTGTAATAAATTGAAGGTTCTTCTTCATGTGTCAACTG cATATGTATGTGGTGAAAAGGAAGGGTTGATGTTGGAAAAACCATATTATATGGGTGAAGCCCTAAATGGGACATTAGGGTTAGATATTGAAGTAGAAAAAAAAGTGATGGATGAAAAATTGAAACAACTCAATGCTGAAAATGCTTCTGAAAAATCAATTACAACAGCAATGAAGGAGCTTGGCCTCGAAAG AGCAAGGAAATATGGATGGccaaatacatatgtatttaCAAAGGCAATGGGAGAAATGCTTTTGGGAAAATTGAAAGAAGAAGTACCTCTTGTTATTAATCGTCCTACCATCATAACTAGCACTTTTAAAGAACCTTTTCCTGGTTGGGTGGAAGGTATCAG AACTATTGATAGTTTGGCAGTTGGATATGGTAAAGGAAGAATAACTTGCTTCCTTGGCAATCCTAAAACAATATTGGATGTG ATTCCAGCCGATATGGTGGTGAATTCAATGATAGTAGCCATGATGGCTCATGCTGATCAAAAGGGGAGTGAGACCATATACCAAATTGGATCCTCAGTTTCAAACCCTTTGAATATCACTAATCTTAGAGATTATGGATTCAATTACTTTAGAAAAAATCCATGGATCAACAAAGTTGATGGAAAACCTATTATTGTTGGCAAGGTTAATGTTTTGAGTAGCATGGATAGTTTTCAAAGATACATGGCCCTTCATTACATGCTTCCTTTAAAG GGATTGGAGATAGTAAATGCAGCATTTTGTCaatattttcaaggcaaataTTTGGAGCTTTAcaggaaaataaaatttgtaatgaGATTAATAGACCTTTATGGACCCTATTTATTCCTCAAGGCAGC ATTCGACGATTTAAATACAGAAAAACTACGTATGGCAGCAAAAGAGAGTGGCATTGAACCAGAAATTTTCTACTTTGATCCCAAGATTATTAATTGGGAAGATTATTTCATGAAAATTCATCTTCCTGGAGTTGTTAGATACGTAtttaagtaa